From the genome of Leptodactylus fuscus isolate aLepFus1 chromosome 1, aLepFus1.hap2, whole genome shotgun sequence, one region includes:
- the LOC142189594 gene encoding olfactory receptor 5V1-like, whose translation MYLLALAGNVVILLISHLDTSLHIPMYFFLRNLSFLDICYTSTTMPKMLQLLLAETKLISFSGCVGQMYIFVALVGTECVLLAVMSYDRFLAVCMPLRYSAIMNPKICSIFAGLSWVSGLVNSIVHTFFTFHLHFCGSNTINYFYCDIPPLLSISCDNTSINELLLLSIGVFIGWTPFMCILISYIYIIVTIIKMKSTEGRQKAFSTCSSHLTVVILYFGSVLFSYVRPISSYSMAKDRLISVLYSVVCPMLNPLIYTFKNQDVKKALLRQLILRQ comes from the coding sequence ATGTATTTATTGGCATTAGCAGGGAATGTAGTTATTTTATTGATTTCCCATTTGGACACAAGTCTACATATCCCCATGTACTTTTTTTTGAGAAATTTATCTTTCTTGGACATTTGCTACACTTCAACTACTATGCCGAAAATGCTGCAATTGCTTTTAGCAGAGACTAAGTTAATCTCCTTTTCGGGTTGTGTGGGCCAGATGTATATATTTGTTGCACTTGTAGGTACTGAATGCGTTCTACTTGCTGTGATGTCCTATGATCGCTTTCTTGCTGTTTGCATGCCTCTTAGGTATTCTGCTATCATGAATCCGAAGATTTGCTCTATTTTTGCAGGTCTATCTTGGGTCTCTGGACTTGTAAATTCTATAGTCCACACTTTCTTTACTTTTCACCTTCACTTTTGTGGTTCTAACACAATAAATTACTTTTATTGCGACATTCCTCCGCTCCTTTCTATTTCATGTGACAATACATCAATCAATGAGTTATTGTTGTTGTCTATTGGGGTCTTCATTGGCTGGACACCATTCATGTGCATCCTTATTTCTTATATTTATATAATTGTGACAATTATAAAGATGAAATCTACTGAAGGAAGGCAAAAGGCCTTCTCCACTTGTAGCTCCCACCTTACAGTAGTCATTTTATACTTTGGAAGTGTCCTTTTTAGCTACGTGAGACCAATTTCTTCATACTCTATGGCCAAAGACAGACTTATTTCTGTTCTTTATAGTGTTGTCTGTCCGATGTTGAACCCTTTGATTTATACATTCAAGAACCAAGATGTTAAAAAAGCTTTACTTAGGCAACTCATTCTCAGACAATAA
- the LOC142189595 gene encoding olfactory receptor 5V1-like — MTNSLMRVNASIFAEFHILGLTDLPNLKLFLFFTLLVIYVMTLTGNIAIILVSQLDKRLHKPMYFFLSNLSSLDICYTSTTMPKMLQILLVKKKSISFIGCVIQLYFLLAFVGTECVLLLVMSYDRFIAICHPLRYPILMSRMVYVNLACVSWSIGLVNSIVHTVFTFRLDFCGIRKINYFFCDIPPLLSLSCEDTTVNEILLLSIGVFIGWTPFVGIVVSYIFIIVTIMYIKSNEGRQKAFSTCASHLTVVLLYYGSAIFNYVRPISFYSLGKDRLITVLYSVVTPMMNPIIYTLKNHEVKNAIHRQFIYRRKNNIFLAI, encoded by the coding sequence ATGACCAATTCTTTGATGAGAGTAAATGCTTCCATATTCGCAGAATTCCATATTCTTGGCTTAACTGACCTTCCAAATCTCAAACTATTCCTGTTTTTTACTCTCCTCGTTATTTATGTCATGACTTTAACAGGAAATATAGCTATTATTCTAGTGTCACAACTAGATAAACGTCTTCATAAACCAATGTACTTCTTTTTGAGTAATTTATCCTCCCTTGACATCTGTTACACCTCAACAACTATGCCCAAAATGTTACAAATCCTTTTAGTAAAGAAAAAATCAATCTCATTTATTGGCTGTGTTATTCAGCTTTACTTCCTTTTGGCATTTGTCGGCACTGAATGTGTTCTTCTTCTGGTAATGTCCTATGATAGATTTATAGCCATATGCCACCCGCTCCGATACCCTATTTTGATGAGCCGCATGGTATATGTCAACCTGGCATGTGTATCCTGGTCAATTGGATTGGTGAATTCTATAGTCCATACAGTTTTTACTTTCCGTTTGGACTTCTGTGGCATTAGGAAAATCAATTACTTTTTTTGTGATATTCCTCCATTATTATCTCTGTCTTGTGAAGATACaacagtgaatgagattttactgCTTTCTATAGGAGTTTTCATTGGGTGGACTCCCTTCGTTGGCATTGTTGtctcatatatttttattattgtgaCTATAATGTATATTAAATCTAATGAAGGAAGACAAAAAGCATTTTCTACTTGTGCCTCTCATCTTACTGTAGTGCTATTATATTATGGAAGTGCTATTTTTAACTATGTCAGACCCATTTCATTTTACTCTTTAGGCAAAGATCGGTTGATTACTGTTCTATATAGTGTTGTTACTCCAATGATGAATCCAATCATATATACCTTAAAAAATCATGAAGTAAAGAATGCCATACATCGACAATTCatttatagaagaaaaaataacattttcttagctatatag